The Calditerrivibrio sp. genomic interval AGAAAAGCAAGATCTTTTACAACAAAAAGTTTAATAATAATAAATTGCATCGTTATATTTGTAACACTTCCTACAACACTAACAGATACTAACGATGAGTATCTATTTGTCAACTTATGATAAAAATACATACTAACGATGGCAACCATCAAGGAGGGGAAAGCGATAATGAGTCTGAAAATAAACCCCGTCGAAAAAATTGCAGTAACTATTGATTTTATAGCACCAAGAATAAAAAGGTATTTCAGATCCAAAAGATACACCCCCATAACAACAGGTATATTGGACAACCCTATTCTAACAAACGGTATAGGCATAGGTACAAAGTTTTCTAATAAGCCCAAAATAATCGAAAAAGAAGCCAGAGCAGCTACCGTTTTTTCCTTATCTTGTAACACCATCATAATCCCTTTTCTCACATTCAATAAC includes:
- a CDS encoding Gx transporter family protein — protein: MMVLQDKEKTVAALASFSIILGLLENFVPMPIPFVRIGLSNIPVVMGVYLLDLKYLFILGAIKSIVTAIFSTGFIFRLIIAFPSLMVAIVSMYFYHKLTNRYSSLVSVSVVGSVTNITMQFIIIKLFVVKDLAFLKILPYFIILAVVTGFLIGYLSNSVLNKRGSYVSKDYTG